In Pseudomonas alcaliphila JAB1, a single window of DNA contains:
- the rdgC gene encoding recombination-associated protein RdgC, which yields MWFRNLLVYRLTQDIPFDAEALETALASKPARPCASQELTTYGFTAPFGKGADAPLVHVSGDFLLIGARKEERILPGSVVRDALKEKVDEIENTQMRKVYKKERDQIKDEIVQAFLPRAFIRKSGTFAAIAPKQGLILVDSASAKKAEDLLSTLREAIGSLPVRPLSVKIAPTATLTDWLKNQSAAEGFFVLDECELRDTHEDGGVVRCKRQDLTSEEIQLHLSTGKQVTQLSLAWQDKLSFVLDDKLTIKRLRFEDVLQEQAEQDGGDDALAQQDASFILMMMTLVEFLPELFTALGGEEIPQGI from the coding sequence ATGTGGTTTCGTAACCTGCTGGTCTACCGCCTCACCCAGGACATCCCTTTCGACGCCGAAGCACTGGAGACCGCACTGGCCAGCAAGCCGGCACGTCCCTGCGCCAGCCAGGAGCTGACCACCTACGGTTTCACCGCCCCCTTCGGCAAAGGCGCCGATGCTCCGCTGGTGCATGTCAGCGGTGATTTCCTGCTGATCGGCGCACGCAAGGAAGAGCGCATCCTGCCGGGTTCGGTGGTGCGCGACGCGCTGAAAGAGAAGGTCGACGAAATCGAAAACACGCAGATGCGCAAGGTGTACAAGAAAGAGCGCGACCAGATCAAAGATGAGATCGTCCAGGCTTTCCTGCCGCGCGCCTTCATCCGCAAATCCGGCACCTTCGCCGCCATTGCGCCGAAACAGGGCCTGATTCTGGTCGACAGCGCCAGCGCCAAGAAGGCCGAAGACCTGCTCTCCACCCTGCGTGAAGCCATCGGCTCGCTGCCGGTGCGCCCGCTGTCGGTGAAGATCGCGCCGACCGCCACCCTCACCGACTGGCTGAAGAACCAGAGCGCTGCCGAAGGCTTCTTCGTCCTCGACGAGTGCGAGCTGCGTGACACCCACGAGGACGGCGGCGTGGTGCGCTGCAAGCGCCAGGATCTGACCAGCGAAGAAATCCAGCTGCACCTGTCTACCGGCAAGCAGGTCACCCAACTGTCGCTGGCCTGGCAGGACAAGCTGTCGTTCGTGCTCGACGACAAGCTGACCATCAAGCGCCTGCGCTTCGAAGACGTGCTACAGGAACAGGCCGAACAGGACGGTGGTGACGACGCCCTGGCCCAGCAGGATGCCAGCTTCATCCTGATGATGATGACCCTGGTGGAGTTTCTGCCGGAACTGTTCACCGCACTTGGCGGCGAAGAGATTCCGCAGGGCATCTAA
- a CDS encoding FKBP-type peptidyl-prolyl cis-trans isomerase → MKQHRLAAAVALVGLVLAGCDSQTSEVELKSPAQKASYGIGLNMGRSLSEEGMDDLDSKAVAQGIEDALTKKEPRIKDEEMIEAFSFLQNRAEERMTALNKEAAEAGKKFLEENGKREGVVTTASGLQYEVIKKTDGEQPKESDVVTVHYEGKLTDGSVFDSSVARGSPIDLPVGGVIPGWVEGLQLMHVGEKYKLYIPSELAYGEQSPSPAIPANSVLVFDLELIGIKDQAAEPTEQ, encoded by the coding sequence ATGAAACAGCATCGTTTGGCGGCAGCGGTTGCCCTGGTGGGCCTGGTGCTTGCCGGTTGCGATTCGCAAACCAGCGAAGTCGAACTCAAGAGCCCGGCGCAGAAAGCCTCCTACGGCATTGGCCTGAACATGGGTCGTAGTCTGTCCGAGGAAGGCATGGATGACCTGGATTCCAAGGCCGTCGCTCAGGGTATCGAGGACGCGCTGACGAAGAAGGAGCCGCGCATCAAGGACGAAGAGATGATCGAGGCCTTCTCCTTCCTGCAGAACCGTGCTGAAGAGCGCATGACTGCGCTGAACAAGGAAGCCGCTGAAGCCGGCAAGAAATTCCTTGAAGAGAACGGCAAGCGCGAAGGCGTGGTCACCACCGCTTCTGGCCTGCAGTACGAAGTGATCAAGAAAACCGACGGCGAACAGCCGAAGGAAAGCGACGTAGTGACCGTTCACTACGAAGGCAAACTGACCGATGGCAGCGTATTCGACAGCTCTGTCGCTCGCGGTAGCCCCATCGATTTGCCGGTTGGCGGCGTGATCCCGGGTTGGGTCGAAGGCCTGCAACTGATGCACGTCGGTGAGAAGTACAAGCTGTATATCCCCAGCGAGCTGGCTTACGGCGAGCAGAGCCCATCGCCAGCCATTCCGGCC